In Arthrobacter citreus, a single genomic region encodes these proteins:
- the argB gene encoding acetylglutamate kinase yields METVVIKLGGSLIHNLSNTFFENINQLKMSGKKVILVHGGGPLINNLLLKFSIPVEMVNGIRKTSTEVLEIVEYVLNGKINKELTIICNQFNLKTIGLSGCDNLLLEASLFNKGKLGWVGEIESVNTNLLDLLLTNDYIPVISPVGVDKIGQKYNINADEAAKSIAKAMNAELLCFITNTKGVLDQENKLIEQITASEVEKLIEDKTIYGGMIPKVTSAINALSDVFSVAIVGENFLNEYGMINGTVFTKGVVLSE; encoded by the coding sequence ATGGAAACTGTAGTCATAAAACTTGGTGGTAGTTTAATCCATAACTTATCGAATACATTCTTTGAAAATATAAATCAATTAAAAATGAGTGGTAAAAAGGTTATTTTAGTACACGGTGGTGGACCACTCATCAATAATTTATTATTAAAGTTTTCAATCCCAGTTGAAATGGTAAACGGGATTCGCAAGACTTCAACAGAAGTTTTAGAAATCGTAGAGTATGTTCTGAATGGCAAAATAAATAAGGAATTAACAATTATTTGCAATCAATTTAATCTAAAAACAATCGGTCTCTCCGGATGTGACAATCTATTATTAGAGGCCTCATTATTTAATAAAGGAAAACTAGGTTGGGTTGGAGAAATCGAAAGTGTTAATACGAATCTGCTAGATTTATTACTTACTAATGATTATATACCAGTTATTTCACCTGTTGGCGTCGATAAAATTGGCCAAAAATATAATATTAATGCAGACGAAGCAGCAAAAAGCATCGCTAAAGCAATGAATGCGGAATTACTTTGCTTTATCACAAATACAAAAGGAGTATTAGATCAAGAAAATAAATTGATTGAGCAAATTACGGCAAGTGAAGTTGAAAAGCTAATTGAGGATAAAACAATATATGGAGGCATGATTCCGAAAGTTACGAGTGCTATAAATGCATTAAGTGATGTATTTTCAGTTGCTATTGTTGGTGAGAATTTCTTAAATGAATATGGAATGATAAACGGTACAGTTTTTACAAAAGGAGTTGTGTTAAGTGAGTAA
- a CDS encoding cardiolipin synthase, with product MKKIIKFIFKALVLIFSLLVILFALNEIEMEHAQKRNIFANKPITYPIGKSDLSIYTNGKKLDEQLFKDISNAKKEVHIYFFSVSNDQISHEFLDVLKKKSDEGIPVYYAVDRLGGILLERKERKSLIDHGVHFTYFNKPQLSYFFASINHRNHRRMTIIDGEIGYIGGFNIGKKYIDEKKELKPWKDVQLRLVGSGVEGLEKQFVHDWRKNSDQKITPMVISKKIGKSQHQFVSYTKIGIEQEYSKLFKQAKHSITIYSPYFIPNNKVIWNTLLDAANSGIDVKILYSHKSDALLVEQAAIPYIKQAWKNNIKVYGFKKGIFHGKVLKIDDRVLMIGTTNFDSRSFHLTDELNCYIYDQKFIKQVEPELADVFNEAFEITPSYIKKLPFKDRIKEKIAKVFEFYL from the coding sequence ATGAAAAAAATAATAAAATTCATATTTAAAGCTTTAGTACTAATCTTTTCATTATTAGTTATATTATTTGCTTTAAATGAGATTGAAATGGAACATGCTCAAAAAAGAAATATTTTTGCTAATAAACCGATTACGTATCCAATCGGGAAAAGTGATTTATCGATTTATACGAATGGGAAAAAGCTTGACGAACAGTTATTTAAAGATATTAGCAATGCAAAAAAAGAAGTGCATATCTACTTTTTTTCAGTTTCTAATGACCAAATATCTCATGAATTTTTAGATGTTTTAAAAAAGAAAAGTGATGAAGGAATACCAGTTTATTATGCAGTAGATCGACTTGGTGGAATATTATTAGAACGAAAAGAACGAAAATCTTTAATTGATCATGGAGTACATTTTACGTATTTTAATAAACCTCAATTATCTTACTTTTTCGCTTCAATAAATCATAGAAATCATCGACGAATGACGATAATAGATGGTGAAATTGGCTATATTGGTGGATTCAATATTGGAAAAAAATATATTGATGAAAAAAAGGAATTAAAGCCGTGGAAAGATGTTCAACTTAGATTAGTAGGAAGCGGTGTGGAAGGATTAGAAAAACAATTTGTACATGATTGGAGAAAAAATTCCGATCAAAAAATTACTCCGATGGTAATTAGTAAAAAAATTGGGAAAAGCCAACATCAATTTGTTTCTTATACTAAAATAGGAATCGAACAAGAGTATAGCAAATTATTTAAACAAGCAAAGCATTCCATAACAATTTATTCTCCTTACTTTATACCGAATAATAAAGTAATATGGAATACATTATTAGATGCGGCTAATAGTGGCATTGATGTGAAAATATTATATTCACATAAGTCTGATGCGCTATTAGTAGAACAAGCAGCTATACCATATATAAAACAAGCATGGAAAAACAATATAAAAGTGTATGGTTTTAAAAAAGGTATTTTTCATGGGAAAGTACTGAAAATTGATGATCGGGTACTAATGATTGGGACAACGAATTTTGACTCACGCTCGTTTCATTTAACAGATGAATTGAATTGTTATATATATGATCAAAAATTTATAAAACAAGTTGAACCAGAATTAGCCGATGTATTTAACGAGGCATTTGAAATTACGCCTAGTTATATAAAGAAATTACCTTTTAAAGATCGAATAAAAGAAAAAATAGCAAAAGTATTTGAGTTTTATTTATAA
- a CDS encoding 3-hydroxyacyl-CoA dehydrogenase, translating to MNIRESIAIVTGGASGLGAGTVRMIVENGGKAAIFDLNEERATSLIAELGEDNVCFEKTDVSSEESVKNSLKNVLTKYGSINTVVNCAGIVLAEKVIKRDGIHSLESFQKIINVNLVGTFNVIRLAAEQMINNEPNEFGERGVIINTASVAAFDGQMGQAAYGASKSAVAGMTLPIARDLSRYGIRVMSIAPGIFETPMFDVLPEKARESLGNMVPFPSRLGKPSEYAHLAKSIVENPMLNGEVIRLDGAIRMQPK from the coding sequence ATGAACATTCGTGAAAGTATCGCAATCGTTACAGGTGGAGCATCAGGTTTAGGTGCAGGAACAGTTAGAATGATCGTAGAAAATGGTGGGAAAGCTGCTATTTTCGACTTAAATGAAGAGAGAGCTACTAGCTTAATAGCTGAATTAGGTGAAGACAATGTTTGTTTTGAAAAAACGGACGTATCTTCAGAAGAGAGCGTAAAAAACTCACTTAAGAATGTTTTGACTAAATATGGTTCAATTAATACAGTAGTAAACTGTGCAGGTATTGTATTAGCTGAAAAAGTAATTAAAAGAGACGGAATTCATTCATTAGAATCATTCCAAAAAATCATAAATGTAAACCTAGTTGGTACATTTAACGTTATTCGTTTAGCAGCTGAACAAATGATTAATAACGAACCAAATGAATTTGGTGAAAGAGGTGTTATTATTAACACTGCTTCAGTTGCAGCATTTGATGGTCAAATGGGGCAAGCAGCTTACGGTGCATCAAAGAGCGCTGTAGCTGGTATGACATTACCAATTGCTAGGGATTTATCAAGATATGGCATCAGAGTAATGAGCATCGCTCCTGGTATATTTGAAACACCAATGTTTGATGTATTACCAGAAAAAGCTAGAGAATCATTAGGAAACATGGTTCCATTCCCATCACGTCTAGGTAAGCCATCAGAATACGCACATTTAGCGAAAAGCATTGTTGAAAATCCAATGTTAAACGGTGAAGTAATCCGCCTAGATGGTGCAATTCGTATGCAACCAAAGTGA
- a CDS encoding thiolase family protein: MREVVIVDALRTPIGKRGGSFSETRPDDLAAIVLKELVSRNEFDPKEIDDVIMGCVTQVGEQAGDVGRIAALLAGLPIEVPGVTIDRQCGSSQQSVHFASQAILSGDMDIVIAAGVESMTRVPMFSNLKGSKWNEKLTSMFGDFNQGISAERINEKWNISRQEQDEFAYNSHQKALKAMKQGYFEDEIVAVSVHNQDGELVKVTKDEGPRENSSIEKLTTLKPVFIETGSVTAGNASQISDGAAGLLLMSKEKAHQLGFKPKFRIIGRTVVGSDPKLMLTGPIQATQKVLQKCGLTIDQIDLFEINEAFATVPLAWQKELGVPFEKLNIFGGAIALGHPLGASGARVMVTLCNALEKTGGRYGLQAICEGHGMANATIIERLN; this comes from the coding sequence ATGAGAGAAGTAGTTATTGTGGATGCTTTAAGAACACCTATTGGTAAAAGAGGTGGCAGCTTTAGCGAAACAAGACCTGATGACTTAGCTGCGATTGTACTAAAGGAATTAGTAAGTCGAAATGAATTTGATCCGAAAGAAATAGATGATGTGATTATGGGCTGTGTTACGCAAGTTGGAGAACAGGCAGGTGATGTTGGTAGAATTGCAGCTTTATTAGCGGGTCTACCAATTGAAGTGCCCGGTGTAACCATTGACCGTCAATGTGGTTCAAGTCAACAATCTGTTCATTTTGCATCGCAAGCAATTTTAAGTGGAGATATGGACATTGTCATTGCAGCAGGAGTGGAAAGCATGACAAGAGTACCAATGTTTTCAAATTTAAAAGGATCAAAGTGGAATGAGAAGTTAACAAGTATGTTTGGTGACTTTAATCAAGGAATCTCTGCAGAACGAATTAATGAAAAGTGGAACATCTCTCGACAAGAGCAAGATGAATTTGCTTATAATAGCCATCAAAAAGCATTAAAAGCGATGAAGCAAGGCTACTTTGAAGACGAAATTGTTGCGGTTTCTGTGCATAATCAAGATGGTGAACTTGTTAAAGTGACAAAGGATGAAGGACCAAGAGAAAACTCATCAATTGAAAAATTAACAACTTTAAAACCAGTATTTATCGAAACTGGTTCGGTTACTGCTGGTAATGCAAGTCAAATTAGTGACGGTGCTGCAGGACTACTTTTAATGAGTAAAGAAAAAGCTCATCAATTAGGATTTAAGCCAAAGTTTAGAATTATAGGGAGAACTGTGGTCGGGTCAGACCCTAAATTAATGCTTACAGGGCCAATTCAAGCTACACAAAAAGTTCTGCAAAAATGTGGTTTAACAATTGATCAAATCGATTTGTTTGAAATAAATGAGGCATTTGCAACTGTACCTTTAGCATGGCAAAAAGAACTAGGGGTACCATTTGAAAAATTAAATATTTTTGGTGGAGCGATCGCATTAGGTCACCCACTTGGTGCTAGTGGTGCAAGAGTTATGGTTACATTGTGTAACGCCTTAGAAAAAACAGGCGGCCGCTATGGATTACAGGCGATTTGTGAAGGTCATGGTATGGCAAATGCAACAATTATCGAGAGATTAAATTAA
- the argJ gene encoding bifunctional ornithine acetyltransferase/N-acetylglutamate synthase: MTKEKNIKKVNGTITSPNGFYASGVHAGLRYKRKDLGLIYSEKPASVAAVYTLNLFPAAPISVTKKSIANSNKLQAVLVNSGCANACTGKKGEDDAYLMRAWCAEHLNLPEHLVAIASTGVIGEYLKMDRLKSGIDQLTLGSTLGDGEDFGHAILTTDTVIKTTCYEVMIDGKVVTIAGAAKGSGMIHPNMATMLGFVTTDATINSDQLQTLLKDVTDKTFNQITVDGDTSTNDMVLVMANGAVEHEELNKSHPDWANFAIAFQLVCEDLAKKIARDGEGATKLIEVNVNGATNKKDANKIAKTIVGSNLVKTAVYGEDANWGRIIGAIGYSGIEGEFNQIDISINGVTVLFGSKPVEFDEEEAKTALKNEIVYIDVHLHSGDAVGTAWGCDLTYDYVKINASYRS; encoded by the coding sequence ATTACTAAAGAAAAAAATATAAAAAAAGTTAATGGAACAATTACTTCACCAAACGGTTTTTATGCGAGCGGAGTTCACGCAGGCTTACGTTATAAACGTAAAGATTTAGGTTTAATTTATTCAGAGAAACCAGCATCAGTTGCTGCAGTATATACATTGAATTTATTTCCAGCTGCACCAATTAGTGTTACGAAAAAAAGCATTGCAAATAGTAATAAGCTTCAAGCTGTTTTAGTAAATAGTGGTTGTGCAAATGCTTGTACAGGTAAAAAAGGAGAGGACGATGCCTATTTAATGAGAGCTTGGTGTGCAGAGCATCTTAATTTACCAGAGCACTTAGTCGCAATCGCATCGACTGGAGTAATCGGTGAATATTTAAAAATGGATCGATTAAAAAGTGGCATTGATCAATTAACGCTTGGTAGCACATTAGGAGATGGTGAAGATTTCGGTCATGCCATTTTAACAACAGATACGGTCATTAAAACTACTTGTTATGAAGTTATGATTGATGGAAAGGTTGTTACGATTGCGGGTGCTGCTAAGGGCTCTGGTATGATTCACCCGAATATGGCAACAATGCTTGGTTTTGTAACAACTGACGCTACGATTAATTCAGATCAATTACAGACTTTACTAAAAGATGTGACTGATAAAACATTTAATCAAATTACAGTTGATGGAGATACTTCAACAAATGATATGGTTTTAGTAATGGCAAATGGGGCAGTGGAGCACGAAGAATTAAATAAAAGTCATCCAGATTGGGCTAATTTTGCAATAGCATTTCAATTAGTTTGTGAGGATTTAGCTAAAAAGATTGCTAGAGATGGTGAAGGGGCAACTAAGCTAATCGAAGTAAATGTAAACGGAGCAACAAATAAAAAAGATGCTAATAAAATCGCTAAAACGATTGTCGGATCAAATTTAGTAAAAACAGCGGTTTATGGCGAAGACGCTAACTGGGGAAGAATAATCGGTGCTATTGGATATAGTGGGATTGAAGGAGAATTTAATCAAATTGACATTTCGATTAATGGTGTAACTGTATTATTTGGTAGCAAACCAGTTGAATTTGATGAAGAAGAAGCAAAAACAGCTTTGAAAAATGAAATTGTATATATTGATGTTCATTTACACAGTGGAGACGCGGTTGGTACTGCATGGGGATGCGACTTAACTTATGATTATGTGAAAATAAACGCAAGCTATCGCTCATAA
- a CDS encoding DegV family protein — MKLKLIVDSSADLPTEILKKYDISVIPLRVYDQFDKEYLDGVNLKAHELMERMKNGENFTSSLPSYDAIYQTLVASSAEQNCVYLTCSGDLSGTYNFAQLVKLDIMENNPNASIHIIDTRSVSLGIGVLVMELIESINNEEPIENLLNELNNNINKIQHIFTIEDLQYLIRGGRVGKFAGFLGGMLNINPIMEVSEGKFKPLEKVRGRKKAINRMLELMKIRKDELKRTVGVVYGVKDVSTEQFIKQLQDIIGSENIMENSVGAAVGVHTGPSALGIFFLSK; from the coding sequence TTGAAACTTAAATTAATTGTTGATAGCTCTGCTGATCTTCCAACTGAAATATTGAAGAAATACGATATTTCAGTAATCCCTTTAAGAGTTTATGACCAATTTGATAAGGAATATTTGGATGGTGTAAATTTAAAAGCCCATGAGTTAATGGAAAGAATGAAAAATGGAGAAAACTTTACTTCATCTTTACCTTCTTACGATGCAATTTATCAGACTTTAGTCGCAAGTAGCGCAGAGCAAAACTGTGTATATCTCACATGCTCAGGGGATTTATCTGGAACTTATAATTTCGCGCAATTAGTAAAACTAGATATTATGGAAAACAATCCAAATGCTTCAATTCATATAATTGATACTAGATCAGTATCCCTTGGAATTGGAGTATTAGTTATGGAATTAATCGAAAGCATTAATAATGAAGAACCAATAGAAAATCTACTCAACGAATTAAACAACAATATAAATAAGATACAACATATTTTTACAATAGAAGATCTCCAATATTTAATACGGGGAGGGCGGGTCGGTAAATTTGCTGGATTCCTCGGAGGGATGTTAAATATAAATCCGATTATGGAAGTAAGTGAAGGGAAGTTTAAACCACTTGAAAAAGTACGGGGTCGAAAAAAGGCAATAAATCGCATGCTTGAATTGATGAAAATTAGAAAAGATGAACTTAAAAGAACTGTCGGAGTTGTATATGGAGTAAAGGATGTTTCGACTGAACAATTTATTAAACAGCTACAGGATATTATAGGTAGTGAAAATATCATGGAAAATTCAGTTGGAGCAGCAGTCGGTGTCCATACTGGTCCTAGCGCACTTGGCATCTTTTTCCTATCAAAATAA
- a CDS encoding MBL fold metallo-hydrolase: MYLTKKSYLGEKNGVSYLNGEVKFLSVSLNVYSYLVDGVLIDTGSQSLHRYFESFIDEADFDQVMITHSHEDHSGCAAYIEKTKKLPIYINEKTIDYCARRADYPLYRQLFWGRRKPFRAKAMPETFASRNATWKVIDTPGHALDHKALLNQETGQLFTGDLFVSDRTKVVLAEESIPSIIHSLERVLSYDFQDVFCNHAGFVEDGRVALERKLDYLLSIKHKVLTLQKEGNTAEVIRNKLFPKKYPIIKFSNGEWDSLHIITSIINENKPDL, from the coding sequence ATGTATTTAACGAAAAAATCATACTTAGGAGAGAAAAATGGCGTCTCATACTTGAATGGAGAAGTTAAATTTCTAAGTGTTTCATTAAATGTTTACAGTTATTTAGTGGATGGTGTATTAATTGATACGGGATCGCAGTCCTTACATAGATATTTCGAATCTTTTATTGACGAAGCAGATTTTGATCAAGTAATGATAACTCATTCTCATGAAGATCATTCAGGTTGTGCCGCTTATATTGAAAAAACAAAGAAACTGCCAATTTATATAAATGAAAAAACAATTGATTATTGCGCGCGTAGGGCAGATTATCCTTTATATAGGCAACTCTTTTGGGGGAGAAGAAAGCCGTTTCGTGCTAAGGCTATGCCTGAAACGTTTGCATCCAGAAATGCAACATGGAAAGTAATTGATACACCTGGTCATGCATTAGATCATAAAGCTTTATTAAATCAGGAAACAGGTCAATTATTTACGGGAGATTTATTTGTAAGTGACAGGACAAAAGTCGTATTAGCAGAAGAAAGTATTCCTTCAATTATTCACTCATTAGAGAGAGTATTATCATATGATTTTCAAGATGTATTTTGCAACCATGCAGGCTTTGTAGAAGATGGTCGCGTAGCGCTTGAACGAAAACTAGACTATTTATTATCTATTAAACATAAAGTATTAACTTTACAAAAAGAAGGGAATACAGCTGAAGTTATCCGAAATAAGCTATTTCCAAAAAAATACCCAATTATTAAATTTTCAAACGGAGAATGGGATTCACTACATATTATCACATCGATCATAAATGAAAATAAACCCGATTTATAG
- a CDS encoding NAD(P)-dependent alcohol dehydrogenase, which translates to MKAYILRDTKGPESLKMENVEIGTLDRNEVVVKLKAASLNRRDYFITHGMYPGMKLDVILGSDGAGVIEAVGEAVKSFSVGDEVIMNPSLNWGDRDDINSEEFTVLGMPSNGTFAEYLKLPAENVYKKPAYLSWEEAAAIPLAALTAYRSLITRGQLQKDDVVLIPGIGSGVALYALQIAVAFGAKVIVTSSSEEKIAKAIELGAIAGFNYRENDWYKKLRKEFGLVNLTIDGVGGQSFNRLIDLTGQGGRIVSYGATNGPVPQTVLPKVFFKNMDIRGTTMGSPREFEQMLAFFEQHKIKPILDQSFEFVDVISALQKMGEGNNFGKITIKIG; encoded by the coding sequence TTGAAAGCTTATATTTTAAGAGACACTAAAGGACCTGAGTCATTAAAAATGGAAAATGTCGAGATTGGTACATTAGACCGAAATGAAGTAGTAGTCAAATTAAAAGCAGCATCATTAAACAGACGTGACTATTTTATTACTCATGGTATGTATCCAGGGATGAAATTAGATGTAATTTTAGGTTCAGATGGGGCTGGGGTTATTGAGGCCGTTGGAGAAGCGGTAAAGAGTTTTTCTGTAGGTGATGAAGTAATTATGAACCCGAGCTTAAACTGGGGGGATCGTGACGATATCAATTCAGAGGAATTTACTGTACTTGGTATGCCTTCAAATGGGACATTTGCTGAATATCTTAAACTACCAGCTGAAAATGTTTATAAAAAACCAGCTTATCTGTCATGGGAAGAAGCGGCAGCAATTCCATTAGCGGCACTTACTGCATACAGATCATTAATTACACGTGGTCAATTACAGAAAGATGACGTGGTATTAATTCCTGGAATCGGAAGCGGAGTCGCGTTATACGCATTACAAATTGCTGTTGCATTTGGAGCAAAAGTAATCGTGACTTCAAGTAGTGAGGAAAAAATTGCAAAAGCAATCGAGTTAGGTGCAATTGCCGGTTTTAATTACCGAGAAAATGATTGGTATAAGAAACTTCGGAAGGAATTCGGTTTAGTTAATCTAACGATCGATGGAGTTGGTGGTCAGTCATTTAATCGTTTAATTGATTTAACTGGGCAAGGCGGAAGAATTGTATCATATGGTGCAACGAATGGTCCTGTTCCTCAAACAGTTTTACCTAAAGTATTCTTTAAAAATATGGATATTAGAGGGACGACGATGGGAAGTCCAAGAGAGTTTGAACAAATGTTAGCTTTCTTTGAACAACATAAAATTAAACCAATTTTAGATCAATCATTTGAATTTGTCGATGTAATTAGTGCGCTACAAAAAATGGGTGAAGGTAATAATTTTGGAAAAATTACGATTAAAATTGGGTAA
- a CDS encoding N-acetyl-gamma-glutamyl-phosphate reductase has translation MKVGIMGATGYGGLELIRLLSMHPEISGMNFYSTSDYTDDLSAYYPHLATNTSGPIKKWDKNRSVSENDILFFATPHGVSSELIGDLDYSKTKLIDLSGDFRLKKEEQYKKWYKHTHPCFQKTNEFTYGLSELNREAIKKSTNIANPGCYPTATLLGVAPLLKAGIVKKNTIIVDAKSGISGAGKNANQITQFMNRNENLTAYKITEHQHIPEIEQFIGTLDSTQNFISFTPHLVPMTRGILSTIYVESTREISNEELKDLYNQNYEDSYFVRVRDGVPCTKDVYGSNFCDIYATYDDRTNRITIVSVIDNLVKGAAGQAIQNMNIMLDLPDETGLQFTPLFP, from the coding sequence ATGAAAGTCGGTATTATGGGAGCAACCGGTTATGGTGGCCTTGAACTAATTAGGCTGCTATCAATGCATCCGGAAATTAGTGGTATGAATTTTTATTCAACATCAGATTATACTGATGATTTGTCAGCGTATTATCCACATTTGGCTACAAATACTAGTGGGCCAATAAAAAAGTGGGATAAAAATAGATCTGTTTCAGAAAATGATATTTTATTTTTTGCAACACCCCATGGAGTAAGTAGTGAATTAATAGGAGATCTCGATTATTCGAAAACTAAATTGATTGACCTTTCAGGGGATTTTCGATTAAAGAAAGAAGAACAATACAAAAAATGGTATAAACATACACATCCTTGTTTTCAAAAAACAAATGAATTTACATACGGACTATCTGAACTAAATAGAGAAGCAATAAAAAAATCAACAAACATAGCAAACCCTGGATGTTATCCAACGGCAACACTTTTAGGAGTTGCACCATTATTAAAAGCTGGAATTGTAAAAAAAAATACAATCATAGTAGATGCCAAATCGGGTATTTCCGGAGCTGGCAAAAATGCTAATCAAATTACTCAATTTATGAATCGAAACGAGAATTTAACTGCTTATAAAATAACTGAACATCAACATATACCTGAAATCGAACAATTTATTGGAACGCTCGATTCAACACAAAATTTTATTTCGTTTACACCACACCTAGTTCCAATGACAAGAGGTATTTTGTCTACAATTTATGTTGAATCAACACGTGAAATTAGTAACGAAGAATTAAAAGATTTATATAACCAAAATTATGAAGATTCCTATTTTGTAAGAGTAAGAGACGGGGTACCTTGTACAAAAGATGTTTATGGTTCAAATTTTTGTGATATTTATGCGACTTATGATGACCGCACGAATCGAATTACGATCGTTTCAGTCATTGATAACTTAGTAAAAGGAGCGGCAGGTCAAGCGATTCAAAATATGAATATTATGCTAGATTTGCCAGATGAAACCGGCTTACAATTTACACCACTATTTCCTTAA
- a CDS encoding acyl-CoA dehydrogenase, whose translation MKHSYLTREHEIFRTALRKFLQKEAVPFYEEWEQNKMIPREFWDKLGNEGFLCPYVDEKYGGLGVDFGYSVIIIEELEKVGSSFVGVALHNDIVVPYLTAYGNEEQKMEWLPKCISGEYITAVAMTEPGAGSDLANIKTTAVKQGDYYIVNGEKTFITNGIHSDLIIIAVKTDSTIQPAHKGISLLVVEKDTVGFSRGKKLNKVGLHSQDTAELIFQDAKVPIKNLLGEEGKGFYYLMEKLQQERLVVALEALVSAEAMLKVTTEYVKSRKAFGKSIAGFQNTQFKLVELATEIEIGRTFIEDLIYKHMEGINVVKQVSMAKWWITDLGKKVASECLQLHGGYGYMEEYEIARRFRDIQIMSIYAGTNEIMKTIIAKQLDLN comes from the coding sequence ATGAAACATTCTTACTTAACGAGAGAACATGAAATTTTCCGCACGGCTCTTAGAAAATTTTTACAAAAAGAAGCTGTACCATTCTATGAAGAGTGGGAACAAAATAAAATGATTCCGAGAGAATTTTGGGATAAATTAGGAAACGAAGGATTTTTATGTCCATATGTTGATGAGAAATATGGCGGATTAGGTGTTGATTTCGGCTATTCTGTCATTATTATAGAGGAGCTTGAAAAGGTTGGATCAAGTTTTGTAGGTGTAGCATTACACAATGATATCGTTGTACCTTATTTGACTGCATATGGAAATGAAGAGCAAAAAATGGAATGGCTGCCAAAATGTATCTCTGGTGAGTATATTACAGCAGTTGCTATGACTGAACCAGGCGCAGGATCAGACTTAGCTAATATTAAGACGACTGCAGTAAAACAAGGAGATTACTATATTGTAAACGGTGAAAAAACGTTTATTACAAATGGAATCCATTCAGACCTAATTATTATTGCAGTGAAAACAGATTCGACAATTCAACCTGCACATAAAGGAATTAGCTTATTAGTTGTCGAAAAAGATACAGTTGGGTTTTCTAGAGGGAAGAAATTAAATAAAGTAGGACTTCATAGTCAAGATACGGCTGAATTAATTTTCCAAGATGCAAAAGTACCTATAAAAAATTTGCTAGGTGAAGAAGGAAAAGGCTTCTACTACTTAATGGAAAAACTACAACAAGAACGATTAGTAGTTGCATTAGAAGCATTAGTTTCAGCTGAAGCAATGCTAAAAGTTACAACTGAATATGTAAAAAGTAGAAAAGCATTTGGAAAATCAATTGCAGGTTTCCAAAATACTCAATTTAAACTTGTAGAATTAGCAACTGAAATTGAAATTGGTCGCACTTTCATTGAAGATTTAATTTATAAGCATATGGAAGGCATAAATGTTGTTAAACAAGTTTCGATGGCAAAATGGTGGATTACTGATTTAGGTAAAAAAGTGGCTTCTGAGTGTCTTCAATTACATGGTGGATATGGATATATGGAAGAATACGAGATTGCTAGACGTTTCAGAGATATTCAAATCATGTCAATTTATGCAGGTACAAATGAAATCATGAAGACAATTATTGCGAAACAATTAGATTTGAATTAA